A single Pantoea rwandensis DNA region contains:
- a CDS encoding sulfite exporter TauE/SafE family protein: MDLFVVSPLLLGVLFLVAVLAAFIDSIAGGGGLLTVPSLLAAGLSPAQALATNKLQSVGGSFSASLYFVRRGAVKLREQRLNIAMTFIGAVCGTVLIQHIQAEVLRQILPLLLITIGLWFLLMPRLGESDREHRLQGIAFALVGGGCVGFYDGFFGPGAGSFYALAFVTLCGFNLAKATAHAKVLNFTSNFGSLLFFMFGGKVVWGTGVIMLIGAFVGARIGARLVLSRGQKLIRPMVVTVSAVMSAKLLWDSHGSALLAWIATL, encoded by the coding sequence ATGGACCTCTTTGTTGTTAGCCCACTGTTGCTGGGCGTGTTGTTTCTGGTTGCGGTGCTGGCAGCGTTTATCGACTCCATCGCCGGCGGTGGTGGCTTACTCACCGTTCCTTCATTACTCGCTGCGGGGCTCTCTCCTGCTCAGGCTTTAGCCACCAATAAGTTGCAGTCGGTAGGCGGATCTTTCTCTGCCAGCCTCTATTTTGTGCGTCGCGGCGCGGTGAAACTGCGTGAACAGCGACTGAACATTGCCATGACCTTTATCGGCGCAGTCTGTGGCACGGTTCTGATTCAGCATATTCAGGCGGAGGTGCTGCGACAAATTCTGCCGCTCCTGCTGATCACTATCGGTTTATGGTTCCTGCTGATGCCGCGGCTGGGCGAGTCGGATCGTGAACATCGCCTGCAGGGGATCGCTTTTGCGCTGGTCGGCGGTGGTTGCGTCGGTTTTTACGACGGCTTTTTTGGTCCGGGTGCCGGTTCATTCTATGCATTGGCGTTTGTGACGCTATGTGGCTTCAATCTTGCCAAGGCCACCGCCCACGCCAAAGTCCTAAATTTCACCTCCAATTTCGGCAGTCTGCTGTTCTTTATGTTCGGCGGAAAGGTGGTGTGGGGCACAGGCGTGATCATGTTGATTGGCGCATTCGTGGGTGCGCGTATCGGCGCCAGACTGGTGCTGAGCCGGGGTCAGAAGCTGATCCGCCCGATGGTGGTGACGGTATCCGCCGTGATGAGCGCCAAATTATTGTGGGATAGTCATGGCAGCGCGTTGCTGGCGTGGATAGCCACGCTGTAA
- the mepA gene encoding penicillin-insensitive murein endopeptidase, with the protein MRRLLTIVAALLCSATAFAATPWQQIHQPIAGSPQSIGGFANGCIVGAQQLPLNSPNYQVMRQDQRRYYGHPDLIAFIQRLSTQVHQLQLGQVLIGDMGMAAGGRFSSGHASHQTGLDVDIWLQLPQNRWTAQQLLKPQPLDLVAPDDKQVIARHWQPQIDSLIKLAAKDDEVTRIFVNPAIKKQLCADAGSDRAWLNKVRPWFAHRAHMHVRLRCPAGSLECEDQAAPPPGDGCGAELDSWFLPKKPGSTPPVKKTPPPLPPSCQALLDRHLL; encoded by the coding sequence ATGCGCCGCCTGCTCACTATCGTTGCCGCGCTGTTGTGCAGTGCGACTGCCTTTGCTGCCACGCCCTGGCAGCAAATTCATCAGCCGATTGCTGGCAGCCCACAGTCGATTGGCGGGTTTGCCAATGGCTGTATTGTCGGCGCACAGCAACTGCCTCTCAATTCACCTAACTATCAGGTCATGCGCCAGGATCAGCGGCGTTATTACGGCCATCCCGATCTGATTGCTTTTATTCAACGTCTTAGTACCCAGGTGCATCAGTTGCAGCTGGGGCAAGTGTTGATTGGTGATATGGGCATGGCGGCCGGCGGGCGTTTCAGCAGTGGGCATGCCAGCCATCAAACCGGGTTGGATGTCGATATCTGGTTGCAGCTGCCGCAAAATCGCTGGACGGCGCAACAGCTGCTGAAGCCACAGCCGCTGGATTTGGTGGCACCGGATGATAAGCAAGTGATTGCACGTCATTGGCAGCCGCAGATTGACAGCCTGATCAAGCTGGCGGCGAAAGATGACGAAGTAACTCGCATCTTCGTCAATCCGGCGATTAAAAAGCAGCTTTGTGCAGATGCCGGAAGCGATCGTGCATGGCTGAATAAAGTGCGCCCGTGGTTTGCCCATCGTGCCCACATGCACGTGCGTCTGCGCTGTCCGGCAGGCAGTCTGGAGTGCGAAGATCAGGCAGCACCGCCGCCGGGTGATGGTTGTGGCGCAGAGTTAGACAGTTGGTTCCTGCCGAAAAAACCGGGTAGCACGCCGCCTGTGAAGAAAACGCCGCCGCCGTTGCCACCCTCCTGTCAGGCACTATTAGATCGTCATTTACTCTAG
- a CDS encoding YfcL family protein, producing MIVEFESRILALIDDMVDHASDDELFAGGYLRGHLTLAVAEIEISGEHTPEALQIHVTNSLQNAIAAGELSPRDQALVIGMWDNLFQQARQNA from the coding sequence ATGATCGTAGAATTCGAATCCCGCATCCTGGCATTGATTGACGATATGGTTGATCACGCCAGTGACGACGAGCTGTTTGCCGGTGGCTATCTGCGTGGTCATCTGACCCTGGCGGTGGCTGAGATTGAAATCAGCGGTGAGCACACACCTGAAGCGCTGCAAATCCATGTGACCAACAGCCTGCAAAATGCGATTGCGGCGGGGGAACTGTCACCGCGCGATCAAGCGCTGGTGATTGGCATGTGGGATAATTTGTTCCAGCAGGCGCGTCAGAACGCCTGA
- the aroC gene encoding chorismate synthase gives MAGNSIGQVFRVTTFGESHGIALGCIVDGVPPGIPLTEADIQHDLDRRRPGTSRYTTQRREPDQVKILSGVFEGVTTGTSIGLLIENTDQRSQDYGAIKDLFRPGHADYTYEQKYGLRDYRGGGRSSARETAMRVAAGAIAKKYLQMKHGIQVRGYLAQIGDVACELKDWSIVEENPFFCPDASKLDALDELMRGLKKEGDSIGAKVTVMAENVPPGLGEPVFDRLDADLAHALMSINAVKGVEIGDGFAVINQRGSQHRDEIRADGFQSNHAGGILGGISSGQTISANLAMKPTSSITVPGKTITREGEEVEMITKGRHDPCVGIRAVPIAEAMMAIVLMDHLLRQRAQNGDVNSSVPRW, from the coding sequence ATGGCCGGTAACAGCATTGGACAAGTTTTTCGCGTGACCACCTTTGGCGAGTCGCATGGTATTGCGCTGGGCTGCATCGTTGATGGTGTGCCGCCAGGCATTCCGCTCACGGAAGCGGATATTCAGCACGATCTCGATCGTCGCCGTCCGGGCACATCGCGTTATACCACGCAGCGCCGTGAACCGGATCAGGTGAAAATTTTGTCCGGCGTATTTGAAGGTGTCACCACCGGCACCTCTATCGGCCTGCTGATTGAAAATACTGACCAGCGTTCGCAGGATTACGGCGCAATCAAAGATCTGTTCCGACCCGGCCATGCGGATTACACCTACGAGCAAAAATATGGTCTGCGTGATTATCGCGGCGGTGGGCGCTCCTCAGCGCGCGAAACCGCGATGCGCGTGGCTGCGGGTGCGATTGCCAAAAAATATCTGCAAATGAAGCATGGCATTCAGGTTCGTGGCTATCTGGCACAGATTGGTGATGTGGCCTGCGAGCTAAAAGACTGGAGCATCGTTGAAGAGAACCCGTTCTTCTGCCCGGATGCCTCTAAGCTGGATGCGCTGGACGAACTGATGCGCGGCCTGAAGAAAGAGGGTGACTCGATCGGTGCCAAAGTCACGGTGATGGCGGAAAACGTGCCACCGGGACTGGGCGAGCCGGTATTTGATCGTCTGGATGCCGATTTGGCTCATGCATTGATGAGCATCAACGCGGTAAAAGGCGTGGAAATCGGTGACGGTTTTGCGGTGATTAACCAGCGCGGTAGCCAGCATCGCGATGAGATTCGTGCCGACGGTTTCCAGAGCAACCACGCGGGTGGCATTTTGGGTGGCATCAGCAGCGGCCAGACCATCAGTGCGAACCTGGCAATGAAACCCACTTCCAGCATCACCGTGCCGGGTAAAACCATCACGCGTGAGGGCGAAGAAGTGGAGATGATTACTAAAGGTCGCCACGATCCTTGCGTGGGCATTCGTGCGGTGCCCATTGCCGAAGCGATGATGGCGATTGTGTTGATGGATCACCTGCTGCGTCAGCGTGCGCAGAACGGCGACGTCAACAGCAGCGTTCCGCGCTGGTAA
- a CDS encoding elongation factor P hydroxylase produces MSTEHHYQQLVDIFDGCFVEDFQTRLIKGDDEPIYLPADEESPWNRVVFAHGFYASALHEISHWCIAGEARRKLVDFGYWYCPDGRDAQTQSQFESVEVKPQALEWLFCVAAGFPFNVSCDNLEGDCEPDRIAFQRKVHAQVMTYFEQGIPARPARFIDALASYYGTPALTAAHFPWPEDL; encoded by the coding sequence ATGAGTACAGAACATCATTACCAGCAGCTGGTGGATATTTTTGATGGCTGCTTTGTTGAAGACTTTCAGACCCGTCTAATTAAAGGCGATGACGAACCTATTTATCTTCCAGCGGATGAGGAATCACCGTGGAACCGCGTGGTGTTTGCTCACGGTTTCTACGCCAGCGCGCTGCACGAAATTTCTCACTGGTGTATTGCCGGTGAAGCGCGTCGCAAGCTGGTGGATTTTGGTTATTGGTACTGCCCGGATGGGCGGGATGCGCAAACGCAAAGTCAGTTCGAATCAGTGGAAGTCAAGCCACAGGCGCTGGAATGGTTGTTCTGTGTCGCAGCAGGCTTCCCCTTCAATGTCAGTTGTGACAACCTCGAAGGCGATTGTGAACCCGACCGCATCGCATTCCAGCGCAAGGTCCATGCTCAGGTGATGACCTATTTTGAGCAGGGTATCCCGGCACGTCCGGCTCGCTTTATCGATGCGTTAGCCAGCTATTACGGTACGCCAGCACTGACGGCGGCACACTTCCCGTGGCCGGAAGATTTGTGA